From the Lysobacterales bacterium genome, one window contains:
- a CDS encoding type II toxin-antitoxin system HicA family toxin, which produces MNSTQRKTLEKVLADPISGNIEWARIESLLKAAGCKVVEGAGSSVTFEFGGRKMTIHRPHPGKEALRYRVLAVREFIQRMEIKPWAMP; this is translated from the coding sequence GTGAACAGCACGCAGCGCAAGACCCTTGAGAAGGTGCTCGCCGACCCCATCAGCGGGAATATCGAGTGGGCGCGCATCGAGTCCCTGCTCAAGGCAGCCGGCTGCAAGGTCGTCGAGGGCGCGGGGTCGTCCGTCACGTTCGAGTTTGGTGGTCGGAAGATGACGATCCATCGGCCGCATCCCGGCAAGGAAGCGCTTCGCTACCGTGTCCTGGCTGTTCGGGAGTTCATCCAGAGAATGGAGATCAAGCCATGGGCAATGCCATGA
- the ubiH gene encoding 2-octaprenyl-6-methoxyphenyl hydroxylase, producing the protein MKDRTGQDFDVVIVGGGLVGMSLALALDRVDGLRVLAIEAQAPPTPQAPRWDERHFALGRASTLALDALGVAYAAAGQHPIRRIHVSRRGAFGRTLLDAAAQGLPAFGQIVPARQLAGALDDAMARTTRLERGRPARLQDFTAHDDHVALNLRVGDDERHLRTRLLVAADGTDSVIRNRLNMPLQRHDYDQTAIVTAIEVERDLDGCAYERFTDSGPIALLPLDRRRAGLVMTLTTEQAIAALAMSDDDFLAFAEHRFGTRLGHWRKVGQRQPWPLKLQFAERVVDRRVAVIGNAAQTIHPIGAQGFNLGLRDALALADVVAAHREDIGSVQALADYAERRRDDREHTARFSDALARFMASDLPLGPLRSLALMSAEHLPIVRDALVNSAMGFR; encoded by the coding sequence ATGAAGGATCGGACCGGGCAGGACTTCGATGTCGTGATCGTCGGCGGCGGGCTCGTCGGCATGAGCCTGGCGCTGGCGCTCGATCGTGTCGACGGCTTGCGCGTGCTCGCAATCGAAGCGCAGGCGCCACCGACGCCGCAGGCGCCGCGCTGGGACGAGCGCCATTTCGCGCTCGGCCGGGCATCGACCCTGGCGCTGGACGCGCTTGGCGTGGCCTACGCGGCGGCGGGACAGCATCCGATCCGGCGCATCCACGTCAGTCGTCGCGGTGCGTTCGGACGCACCCTGCTCGATGCCGCAGCGCAGGGATTGCCCGCATTCGGCCAGATCGTGCCGGCGCGGCAACTGGCCGGCGCCCTCGACGACGCGATGGCCCGCACGACGCGCCTCGAACGCGGGCGACCCGCGCGCCTGCAGGACTTCACCGCGCATGACGATCACGTCGCGCTGAACCTGCGCGTCGGCGACGACGAGCGCCATCTGCGCACGCGCCTGCTGGTCGCCGCCGACGGTACCGACTCCGTCATCCGCAACCGCTTGAATATGCCGCTGCAGCGTCACGACTACGACCAGACGGCCATCGTCACCGCCATCGAAGTCGAGCGCGACCTCGATGGTTGCGCCTACGAACGCTTCACCGACAGCGGCCCGATTGCGCTGCTGCCGCTGGATCGCCGTCGTGCCGGTCTGGTGATGACACTGACGACCGAGCAAGCCATCGCCGCACTGGCGATGTCGGACGACGACTTCCTCGCCTTCGCCGAACACCGTTTCGGCACCCGGCTCGGGCATTGGCGCAAGGTCGGGCAACGCCAGCCTTGGCCGTTGAAGCTGCAGTTCGCCGAGCGCGTGGTCGATCGCCGTGTCGCCGTGATCGGCAATGCCGCGCAGACCATTCATCCGATCGGCGCGCAGGGCTTCAATCTCGGCCTGCGTGACGCGCTCGCGCTGGCCGATGTCGTCGCGGCCCATCGCGAGGACATCGGCTCGGTGCAGGCACTGGCCGACTACGCCGAACGCCGTCGCGACGACCGCGAACACACGGCGCGTTTCTCCGATGCGCTGGCGCGCTTCATGGCCAGCGACCTGCCGCTCGGACCGCTGCGCAGTCTGGCCTTGATGTCGGCCGAACACCTGCCGATCGTGCGCGATGCGCTGGTGAATTCGGCCATGGGATTCCGCTGA
- a CDS encoding lamin tail domain-containing protein, which produces MAIGQVYSNGGSVGATYHADFVEIFNRSSSSQSLAGLTIQYASAAGTGNFAVATTLSGSIAPGQRVLVRMGATGANGSVLPTPDFTNGTAMAGAGGKVLLANSTTAIACNGGSTPCSGAQTALFLDLVGFGTANYFEGAATAPAGSVSLSALRAADGCTDSDSNTADFATSTPTPRNTASAATPCTAAPTLSIAATASVAEGNTGCVGGTTALNFQVTSSAAAASDIGFTFSTTNGTATSGSDFTTTGTGTITTGNTTGNATVQITCDDTFEADETFTVTLTDVANPAYDLGSPITGTGTITNDDAAPTIQVTAGSVNLGEGGSTTFDVTLSGAPAGSTVFNVASNDTGAATTSPATLTFDTGNFGTPQTVTVSGVADLDLANETATVSIGSAGYTTANVTANVTDDDTQAIVVAPASLNLNEGFGSSLNVSLAFQPAADVTVNVASLDAGAASVTPASRTFTPADYATPQSVTVAAEQDADASNESTTLQFTATGIAQTDVTVNVTDDDSALPTLTIVGGNSVAEGNGACTSNLAFTVNSTQAAGPGGLTVHYTVGAGGDTADGSDVTLGAGTATIAAAANATTVNAIVNCDFAVESNESVTVTINADAAYTVGAPASATGTITNDDVNLSLSIAPVSQAEGNAGNTMSFTASLNQAVPTGYGPVAFTLATADGSATAGSDYVALNEVKSIAEGASSATFVVTINGDTTVEADETFNVNISAGSGQNTTFPGNPAAVGTIQNDDQPSLSINDVALSEGNSGTTAFVFTVSMNVAPSSGSVTVDYATANGSASAGTDFTAASGSLSFDAANLTRTITVNVTGETAVEQDESFFVNLSNPAGATIADGQGLGTIVDDDLQTYRIHQIQGSGAFSPIVADPNPNDATIVGGVQVRVVGAVVTAVTKVVGIDGSPADQNGFFMQSSNADADASALTSEGILVFTSTAPTVAIGDVVTVIGQAQERFSQTQIATNVAGGSVTITGTAALPTAVDWSAASGIPSRNPASLSCPGSGPGTLNNADTNFECFEGMLVSMPSAIISASNQRRASDFYAEAYVTPWGARSRRESGLLFGLAPEAGNAAAGNWDGNPEVIEIDFDEAGLATNTELTAGSTFAATGVIGFSFGDYEFYPTQYTPAFTQPVPEAVMAPVGGNELTVGSFNTQHLCDDPNSPLPTDNDDPPGDDDGDNDNTTDGDSDCVRDTPISGAGAFTYSDKLRKVSSYVINVLKSPDVLGLQEVDEVTTLEELARQIAADGGPNYQSFLVEGNDPGGIDVGFMINSSRISNASVEQFYKTKNWYDPVVTCTLPAVYPCEGLHDRPPLLLRATFNGPNGPYAFAVLNNHTKSIGNVDLDTVAGNRDRAKRFQQAKDVGTLVQQFQTSAGPFNGMGTAGIPLVLVGDYNAFEYTDGHADVIGVIAGTYNDAANECNAVLSDGQGTETCNLGANIVAPPLFNSGLAVPEGERMSYKFTQNFGIVQGSDQRDVASVQVIDHILLARSAQGYYLSTDYGISNNAASDQTNRQLPAPTGPVSPIRASDHDGVVAYLDFNCLANPVLNGDSDTVCGMLDNCPAAANNDQADMDNDGVGDACDPDIDGDGDLNNADNCPLVVNADQADSDGDGIGDVCDAYPNDGELFFRDGFE; this is translated from the coding sequence TTGGCGATTGGCCAAGTCTATTCAAATGGCGGGTCTGTGGGGGCTACGTATCACGCGGATTTCGTCGAGATCTTCAATCGCAGCTCTTCCTCTCAATCCTTGGCTGGCCTAACAATTCAGTATGCATCAGCGGCAGGAACAGGCAACTTCGCGGTTGCCACTACGCTGTCAGGATCGATCGCTCCGGGTCAGCGCGTCCTAGTACGAATGGGTGCAACTGGCGCCAACGGGTCTGTGCTGCCAACACCAGATTTCACTAACGGCACCGCAATGGCTGGCGCCGGTGGAAAGGTATTGCTCGCCAATTCGACAACGGCTATCGCTTGTAATGGTGGTTCCACACCCTGTAGCGGCGCGCAAACCGCGCTGTTTTTGGATCTTGTGGGATTCGGCACGGCCAACTACTTCGAGGGCGCAGCTACTGCCCCTGCAGGCTCCGTCTCGCTCAGCGCCCTTCGTGCGGCCGACGGATGTACGGACTCGGACTCGAATACCGCGGACTTCGCAACAAGCACTCCGACCCCAAGAAACACAGCGTCCGCCGCAACACCCTGTACCGCTGCACCGACGCTCTCCATCGCCGCCACCGCCTCGGTGGCCGAGGGCAATACGGGGTGTGTGGGTGGCACGACGGCGCTGAATTTCCAGGTGACGAGTTCGGCTGCTGCTGCGAGCGACATCGGGTTCACGTTCTCGACGACGAATGGCACGGCCACTTCGGGCAGCGACTTCACGACCACCGGCACCGGCACGATCACGACCGGCAACACGACCGGCAATGCCACCGTCCAGATCACTTGCGACGACACCTTCGAGGCCGATGAGACGTTCACGGTCACGTTGACCGACGTGGCGAATCCGGCCTACGACCTCGGTAGCCCGATCACCGGTACCGGCACCATCACCAATGACGATGCGGCACCGACCATCCAGGTCACTGCCGGCTCGGTCAACCTGGGCGAAGGCGGTTCGACCACCTTCGACGTCACCCTGTCCGGCGCACCGGCCGGCAGCACCGTGTTCAACGTCGCCTCGAACGACACCGGCGCCGCCACCACGTCGCCCGCGACACTGACCTTCGACACCGGCAACTTCGGTACGCCGCAGACCGTCACTGTCAGCGGCGTCGCCGATCTCGACCTCGCCAACGAAACGGCGACCGTCTCGATCGGTTCGGCCGGATACACCACAGCCAACGTCACCGCCAATGTCACGGACGACGACACCCAGGCCATTGTGGTCGCCCCGGCCTCGTTGAACTTGAACGAAGGCTTCGGCAGTTCGCTCAACGTCAGCCTCGCCTTCCAGCCCGCCGCCGACGTGACCGTCAACGTCGCCTCGCTCGATGCCGGCGCCGCCAGTGTCACGCCGGCTTCGCGCACGTTCACCCCGGCTGACTACGCAACGCCGCAGTCGGTCACCGTGGCCGCAGAACAGGACGCCGACGCCAGCAACGAGTCGACCACGCTGCAATTCACCGCCACCGGCATTGCGCAGACCGATGTCACCGTCAACGTCACCGACGACGATTCCGCGCTGCCGACCCTGACCATCGTCGGCGGCAACAGCGTCGCCGAAGGCAATGGCGCGTGCACCAGCAATCTTGCCTTCACCGTCAACAGCACGCAGGCGGCCGGTCCCGGCGGCCTGACCGTGCATTACACGGTCGGCGCCGGCGGCGACACCGCCGACGGCAGCGATGTCACGCTCGGCGCCGGCACCGCGACGATTGCGGCAGCGGCCAATGCGACGACCGTCAACGCCATCGTGAACTGCGATTTCGCGGTCGAGAGCAACGAGAGCGTGACCGTCACGATCAACGCCGACGCGGCGTACACCGTCGGTGCCCCGGCCAGCGCCACCGGCACCATCACCAATGACGACGTCAACCTGAGCTTGAGCATCGCCCCGGTCTCGCAGGCCGAAGGCAATGCCGGCAATACGATGAGCTTCACCGCGTCGCTGAACCAGGCGGTGCCGACGGGTTACGGCCCGGTCGCGTTCACGCTCGCCACTGCCGATGGATCGGCCACCGCGGGCAGCGACTACGTCGCGCTGAACGAAGTGAAGTCGATCGCCGAAGGCGCGTCTTCGGCCACCTTCGTGGTCACGATCAATGGCGACACCACGGTCGAAGCCGACGAAACCTTCAACGTCAACATCAGCGCCGGCTCGGGCCAGAACACCACCTTCCCGGGCAATCCGGCGGCGGTCGGCACGATCCAGAACGACGACCAGCCGAGCCTCAGCATCAATGACGTCGCGCTGTCCGAAGGCAACTCCGGCACGACCGCGTTCGTGTTCACGGTGAGCATGAACGTCGCACCGTCCAGCGGCTCGGTCACGGTCGACTATGCGACCGCGAACGGCTCGGCCAGCGCCGGCACCGACTTCACCGCCGCCTCGGGCTCGCTGAGTTTCGACGCCGCCAACCTGACGCGCACGATCACCGTCAACGTGACCGGCGAAACGGCAGTCGAGCAGGACGAAAGCTTCTTCGTGAACCTGTCGAACCCGGCGGGCGCAACCATCGCCGATGGCCAGGGCCTCGGCACGATCGTCGACGACGACCTGCAAACCTATCGCATCCACCAGATCCAGGGCAGCGGTGCGTTCTCGCCGATCGTGGCGGACCCGAATCCGAACGACGCCACCATCGTCGGCGGCGTGCAGGTTCGCGTAGTCGGCGCCGTCGTCACGGCGGTGACCAAGGTTGTGGGCATCGATGGATCGCCGGCCGATCAGAACGGCTTCTTCATGCAGTCCAGCAATGCCGATGCCGATGCGAGCGCGCTGACCTCGGAAGGCATCCTCGTGTTCACAAGCACGGCACCGACGGTGGCGATCGGTGATGTGGTCACGGTCATCGGCCAGGCCCAGGAACGCTTTTCGCAGACCCAGATCGCGACCAATGTGGCAGGCGGCAGTGTCACGATCACCGGCACGGCGGCACTCCCGACCGCCGTGGACTGGAGCGCAGCCAGCGGCATTCCGTCGCGCAATCCGGCCAGCTTGAGCTGCCCGGGCTCCGGTCCTGGCACGCTCAACAATGCCGACACCAACTTCGAATGCTTCGAGGGCATGCTGGTGTCGATGCCGTCGGCGATCATCTCCGCGTCGAACCAGCGTCGTGCCAGCGACTTCTACGCCGAAGCGTATGTCACGCCCTGGGGCGCACGTTCGCGCCGCGAATCGGGCTTGCTGTTCGGCCTCGCGCCGGAAGCAGGCAATGCAGCCGCGGGCAACTGGGACGGCAACCCGGAAGTCATCGAAATCGACTTCGACGAGGCTGGCCTCGCCACCAATACCGAACTGACCGCGGGGAGCACCTTCGCCGCGACCGGCGTGATCGGCTTCTCCTTCGGCGACTACGAGTTCTATCCGACCCAGTACACGCCGGCCTTCACCCAGCCGGTGCCGGAAGCCGTGATGGCGCCCGTGGGCGGCAACGAACTGACCGTGGGCTCGTTCAATACGCAGCATCTGTGCGACGACCCGAACTCGCCGTTGCCGACCGACAACGACGACCCGCCGGGCGACGACGATGGCGACAATGACAACACCACCGACGGCGACAGCGATTGCGTTCGCGACACGCCGATCTCGGGTGCCGGCGCGTTCACCTACAGCGACAAGCTGCGCAAGGTGTCGTCCTACGTGATCAACGTGCTGAAGTCACCGGACGTGCTGGGCCTGCAGGAAGTCGATGAAGTCACGACGTTGGAGGAGTTGGCTCGCCAGATTGCTGCCGATGGCGGCCCGAACTATCAGTCGTTCCTGGTCGAGGGCAACGACCCGGGCGGCATCGATGTCGGCTTCATGATCAACAGCAGCCGCATCTCCAATGCCAGCGTCGAGCAGTTCTACAAGACCAAGAACTGGTACGACCCGGTGGTCACCTGCACCCTGCCGGCGGTCTATCCGTGCGAAGGCCTGCATGACCGTCCGCCGCTGCTGTTGCGTGCCACGTTCAACGGCCCGAACGGCCCCTATGCGTTCGCGGTGCTGAACAACCACACCAAGTCGATCGGCAATGTCGATCTCGACACCGTGGCCGGCAACCGCGACCGCGCCAAGCGCTTCCAGCAGGCGAAGGATGTCGGGACCCTGGTCCAGCAATTCCAGACCAGTGCCGGGCCGTTCAACGGCATGGGCACGGCGGGCATTCCGCTGGTGCTGGTCGGCGACTACAACGCCTTCGAATACACCGATGGCCATGCTGACGTGATCGGCGTGATCGCCGGCACGTACAACGACGCCGCGAACGAGTGCAATGCCGTGCTCAGCGACGGTCAAGGCACGGAAACCTGCAACCTCGGCGCCAACATCGTCGCCCCGCCGCTGTTCAATTCGGGTCTTGCGGTGCCGGAAGGCGAGCGCATGTCCTACAAGTTCACGCAGAACTTCGGCATCGTCCAGGGATCGGACCAGCGCGACGTGGCCTCGGTGCAGGTCATCGACCACATCCTGCTGGCACGCTCGGCCCAAGGCTATTACCTGAGCACCGACTACGGCATCTCGAACAACGCCGCATCGGATCAGACCAATCGCCAGTTGCCGGCACCCACCGGCCCGGTGTCGCCGATCCGCGCCTCCGACCATGACGGCGTCGTGGCCTATCTGGACTTCAACTGCCTCGCCAATCCGGTCCTGAACGGCGACAGCGACACGGTCTGCGGCATGCTCGACAACTGTCCGGCAGCGGCAAACAACGATCAGGCCGACATGGATAACGACGGCGTCGGTGATGCCTGCGATCCGGACATCGATGGCGATGGCGACTTGAACAACGCCGACAATTGTCCGCTGGTCGTCAATGCCGATCAGGCCGACAGCGACGGCGACGGGATCGGCGATGTCTGCGATGCCTACCCGAACGATGGTGAACTGTTCTTCCGCGACGGCTTCGAATAA
- a CDS encoding molybdopterin-dependent oxidoreductase, which translates to MNGNVSIHHRACPLCEAICGLQLKYVDGVLTSIRGDDADAFSRGHLCPKGVAILDLENDPDRVRGPMRQVDGVWHAATWDEAFAEIGQRLHAIQAAHGRDAVAVYLGNPNVHHFSLMAYVPQLLRAIGSRNQFSASSVDQWPHQLVNWQMYGHQWLLPIPDLDRLDVLLMLGANPVASNGSLMTAPDVTVRLKAIRDRGALIVVDPRRSETAEIATAHHPIRPGSDVWFLIALLQALVRLGAPRLDAYAGQLNGFDVAMARVQAVRIDDLPQRTGITWAQVDAIAAQLHGATNACVYGRMGVSTQRFGTVAQYLIQLMNIYLGQLDRAGGCLPNAAIVPVTGPGTSKGSRGRWSSRVRGLPEVCGELPVAVLREEIETPGAGQVRALLTVAGNPVASTPNGAALDRALGTLDFQVAIDPYLNETTRHADWILPPPSFLAEDHYDLYFNAFAIRRVARLSTPTQPLPEGALAQWQILDGVVRGLREARGEPHTPFLPPREVLAMLLARGGSGLTIDDLLAAPHGLDLGPLEPSLLRRLETASGGIECAPPLLLDLFDAAVNEDAPADETFDLSLIGRRHVRSNNSWMHNAHRLVKGKPRHQLLMHPDDLASRGIAGGARVRLRSRVGSVDVDVLASDAMMPGVVSLPHGFGHRRDGVQLGLAGVLEGVSANDLTDETWLDSATGNAALNGVPVRIDRID; encoded by the coding sequence ATGAACGGAAACGTCTCGATCCACCACCGCGCCTGCCCGCTCTGCGAAGCGATCTGCGGCTTGCAGTTGAAGTATGTCGATGGCGTGTTGACGTCGATCCGTGGCGATGACGCGGACGCGTTCAGTCGTGGACATCTCTGTCCGAAGGGTGTGGCGATTCTCGACCTGGAGAATGATCCGGATCGGGTGCGTGGGCCGATGCGCCAGGTCGATGGCGTCTGGCACGCGGCGACGTGGGACGAGGCGTTCGCGGAGATCGGGCAACGGTTGCATGCGATCCAGGCTGCGCATGGGCGCGATGCGGTGGCGGTGTATCTCGGCAATCCGAACGTGCATCATTTTTCGCTGATGGCCTATGTGCCGCAGCTGCTGCGTGCCATCGGCTCGCGCAACCAGTTCAGTGCGTCCTCGGTCGACCAGTGGCCGCATCAGCTCGTGAATTGGCAGATGTACGGGCATCAGTGGCTGCTGCCGATTCCCGATCTCGACCGGCTTGACGTGCTGCTGATGCTCGGCGCCAATCCGGTCGCATCGAACGGCAGCCTGATGACGGCGCCGGACGTGACCGTGCGGCTGAAGGCGATCCGCGACCGTGGTGCCTTGATCGTGGTCGATCCGCGCCGCAGCGAGACCGCCGAGATCGCGACGGCGCATCATCCGATCCGTCCCGGCAGCGACGTCTGGTTCCTGATCGCGCTGCTGCAGGCATTGGTGCGACTCGGTGCGCCGCGGCTGGATGCGTATGCGGGCCAGCTCAACGGGTTCGATGTCGCGATGGCGCGCGTGCAGGCGGTGCGGATCGACGATCTGCCGCAGCGCACCGGCATCACGTGGGCGCAGGTCGACGCCATCGCAGCGCAGTTGCATGGCGCCACGAACGCCTGCGTGTACGGACGCATGGGCGTGTCGACGCAGCGCTTCGGCACGGTCGCGCAGTACCTGATCCAGCTGATGAATATCTACCTCGGCCAACTCGATCGCGCCGGCGGTTGTCTTCCGAACGCGGCCATCGTGCCGGTCACCGGGCCGGGCACGTCGAAAGGGTCGCGCGGACGCTGGTCATCGCGCGTGCGCGGCCTGCCGGAAGTCTGCGGCGAATTGCCGGTGGCGGTGCTGCGCGAGGAGATCGAGACGCCGGGTGCGGGGCAGGTGCGCGCCTTGCTGACCGTCGCCGGCAATCCGGTGGCGTCGACTCCGAACGGCGCCGCGCTCGATCGCGCACTCGGCACGCTCGACTTCCAGGTCGCGATCGATCCCTACCTCAATGAAACGACCCGCCACGCCGACTGGATCTTGCCGCCGCCGTCCTTCCTCGCGGAGGACCACTACGACCTCTACTTCAACGCCTTCGCGATCCGTCGCGTCGCGCGCCTGAGCACGCCGACGCAGCCGCTGCCCGAGGGCGCGTTGGCGCAATGGCAGATCCTCGATGGCGTCGTGCGCGGCCTGCGCGAGGCGCGCGGCGAACCGCACACGCCGTTCCTGCCGCCGCGCGAGGTGCTCGCGATGCTGCTCGCGCGTGGCGGCAGCGGCCTCACGATCGACGACCTGCTCGCCGCGCCGCACGGCCTCGATCTCGGCCCGCTTGAACCCTCGCTGCTGCGTCGACTCGAAACTGCGAGCGGCGGCATCGAATGCGCGCCGCCCTTGCTGCTCGACTTGTTCGATGCAGCGGTGAATGAAGACGCGCCCGCCGACGAGACCTTCGATCTGAGCCTGATCGGACGTCGCCACGTGCGCAGCAACAACTCGTGGATGCACAACGCGCATCGGCTGGTGAAGGGCAAGCCACGCCATCAATTGCTGATGCACCCGGATGACCTGGCCAGCCGCGGCATCGCCGGCGGTGCGCGGGTGCGCCTGCGCTCGCGCGTCGGCAGTGTCGACGTCGATGTGCTCGCCAGCGACGCGATGATGCCGGGCGTGGTCTCGCTGCCGCATGGCTTCGGCCATCGCCGCGATGGCGTACAACTCGGCCTTGCCGGCGTGCTGGAGGGCGTCAGCGCCAACGATCTTACCGACGAGACCTGGCTCGACAGCGCGACCGGCAATGCCGCACTGAATGGCGTGCCGGTGCGGATCGATCGCATCGACTGA
- a CDS encoding type II toxin-antitoxin system HicB family antitoxin gives MGNAMTYKGYTASMVFDADDKVIVGRVQDIDDIIAFHGESVAEFESNFHAAIDDYLAASRELGSAPERPASGKVMLRIAPEVHAAALKAAARSGTSLNKWAESALGKAARKAPVRTAVLSKA, from the coding sequence ATGGGCAATGCCATGACCTACAAGGGTTACACGGCCAGCATGGTCTTCGACGCCGACGACAAGGTCATTGTCGGGCGCGTCCAGGACATCGACGACATCATCGCCTTCCACGGCGAATCGGTGGCCGAGTTCGAATCAAACTTCCATGCGGCCATCGACGACTATCTGGCGGCATCCCGGGAACTCGGTTCGGCGCCGGAACGACCAGCCAGTGGCAAGGTCATGCTGCGCATCGCACCCGAGGTTCACGCGGCGGCACTGAAGGCGGCTGCACGAAGCGGCACCAGTCTCAACAAGTGGGCGGAAAGCGCGCTGGGCAAGGCGGCACGCAAGGCGCCTGTACGGACTGCGGTGCTGAGCAAAGCCTGA
- a CDS encoding histone deacetylase family protein has protein sequence MILTHPACLLHYPGPGHPESPDRLQAVLRALDAPVFANIARVEAPLVERALIDRVHPGVEYAQIFAHAPHVQTLRLDSDTVMHPAADSLEAALRGAGAVVAAVDAALDGRTRRAFCAVRPPGHHATPARAMGFCVFNNIALGARRALDRGLERVAVLDFDVHHGNGTQDCFEREPRVLFASSHQWPLYPGSGGLDETGVGNVFNGHLPAGSGPREFRAVWSEQLLPAVERFRPQLILVSAGFDAHRLDPLGGLDVETADYAWLTREIVALADRHAAGRVVSTLEGGYSLTALAEAGAAHVRALFGLAD, from the coding sequence ATGATCCTGACGCACCCGGCCTGCCTGCTGCACTACCCTGGTCCGGGGCATCCGGAATCACCCGATCGTCTCCAGGCGGTGTTGCGCGCACTCGATGCGCCGGTGTTCGCGAACATTGCGCGTGTGGAAGCGCCGCTGGTCGAGCGCGCCCTGATCGATCGCGTGCATCCCGGCGTCGAATACGCGCAGATCTTCGCGCATGCGCCGCACGTGCAGACCTTGCGCCTCGATTCGGACACCGTGATGCATCCGGCCGCGGACTCGCTGGAAGCGGCGCTGCGCGGTGCCGGTGCCGTCGTCGCCGCGGTGGATGCGGCGCTCGATGGCCGCACGCGTCGCGCGTTCTGCGCGGTACGCCCGCCCGGGCACCATGCCACGCCGGCCCGAGCCATGGGCTTCTGCGTGTTCAACAATATCGCGCTGGGTGCGCGGCGTGCGCTGGATCGCGGGCTGGAGCGCGTGGCCGTGCTCGACTTCGACGTGCACCACGGCAACGGCACCCAGGACTGCTTCGAACGCGAACCACGCGTGCTGTTCGCGTCCTCGCACCAGTGGCCGCTGTATCCGGGCAGTGGCGGGCTCGACGAGACCGGCGTCGGCAATGTCTTCAATGGCCACCTGCCGGCCGGCAGCGGTCCGCGCGAGTTCCGCGCGGTGTGGTCGGAACAGTTGCTGCCCGCGGTCGAACGCTTCCGCCCGCAACTGATCCTGGTCTCGGCCGGCTTCGACGCCCATCGCCTCGACCCGCTCGGCGGCCTGGACGTCGAAACCGCCGACTACGCCTGGCTCACCCGCGAAATCGTCGCCCTCGCCGACCGCCACGCCGCGGGCCGCGTCGTCTCCACCCTCGAAGGCGGCTACAGCCTCACCGCCCTCGCCGAAGCGGGCGCCGCGCACGTGCGGGCGTTGTTTGGCTTGGCGGATTGA
- a CDS encoding ATP-binding protein codes for MLVRRLDLLLAALDRAPVVALVGPRQVGKTTLARQLALDRNVPDARFFDLERVSDRAALTDPDALLASLGPGLTVFDEVHFVPALFQSLRVAVDERRRQGHRSGQFLVLGSASLDLLQSASESLAGRLEVVELAPFTLTETGADTQAQLWLRGGFPESFLATSDEHSLVWREQFVQSYLHRDIPMFAPRLPRETLRRFWTMLAHLQGAEFNAAQLARNLDVSAQSITRYLDLLCDLFLIRRLPAHSRNIGKRLRKSPKVYVRDSGIVHALLGIATTPELLAHPVIGGSFEGFVIEHLMAAAGAMAECSFYRTQDGAEIDLLVTLKRERIAIEIKRSASTKPSRGFHIAGDDVEATQRWFVHGEQRSFPLPNEVQALNLADAINRLQSLQRR; via the coding sequence ATGCTCGTTCGCCGCCTCGATCTGCTGCTCGCCGCTCTCGACAGAGCGCCTGTAGTTGCTTTGGTCGGCCCGCGTCAGGTCGGAAAAACCACCTTGGCGCGACAATTGGCGCTGGATCGGAATGTGCCCGATGCGCGCTTCTTCGATCTCGAGCGCGTGTCGGACCGAGCCGCGCTGACTGATCCGGATGCCTTGTTGGCAAGTTTGGGGCCAGGCCTGACGGTGTTCGACGAAGTGCATTTTGTGCCAGCGCTGTTCCAGTCGCTGCGCGTGGCGGTCGACGAGCGCCGTCGCCAGGGGCATCGCAGTGGCCAGTTTCTGGTTCTCGGTTCGGCATCGCTGGATCTGTTGCAAAGCGCTTCGGAGTCACTCGCGGGACGACTGGAAGTCGTCGAACTGGCGCCGTTCACGCTGACCGAAACCGGCGCCGACACGCAAGCCCAGCTCTGGCTGCGCGGCGGATTCCCGGAATCGTTTCTCGCAACCAGCGACGAGCACAGCCTGGTCTGGCGCGAGCAGTTCGTTCAGAGCTACTTGCATCGGGACATCCCGATGTTCGCACCACGTCTGCCGCGCGAAACTTTGCGACGCTTCTGGACCATGCTCGCACATCTGCAAGGCGCCGAATTCAATGCGGCACAACTGGCACGCAACCTGGATGTTTCGGCCCAGAGCATCACGCGTTACCTGGATCTGTTGTGCGACTTGTTTCTGATTCGGCGCCTGCCTGCCCATTCGCGAAACATCGGCAAGCGATTGCGCAAGTCGCCGAAGGTCTACGTCCGCGACAGCGGCATCGTGCATGCATTGCTCGGCATTGCGACCACACCGGAATTGCTGGCTCACCCGGTGATCGGCGGCAGTTTCGAAGGATTCGTGATCGAACATCTGATGGCGGCCGCGGGCGCAATGGCCGAGTGCAGCTTCTACCGTACCCAGGACGGCGCGGAAATCGATCTGCTCGTCACGTTGAAGCGCGAACGCATCGCCATCGAGATCAAGCGTTCGGCCAGCACCAAACCATCGCGCGGATTCCATATCGCGGGTGACGATGTCGAAGCCACGCAACGCTGGTTCGTGCACGGCGAACAACGCAGCTTCCCGTTGCCGAACGAAGTGCAGGCCCTGAATCTCGCGGATGCGATCAACAGACTTCAGTCGTTGCAGCGCCGCTGA